AATTTATGCCGGTTTACAGTTGACGATATTAACGAAGCCGTACAAACCGAAAGAGATTATGATGTGGTTATTTTAGGTGGTGTTGGCAGCGATGTTTTAGGCGGTCCGGCCCAAACCCTTAGCAAGCTAAAGGCTCCCCTTAAAGCCGGCGGTTATATTTTAATTGACGAAGTTTACCTTAACGCCAACGCAAAACACACCGATTTACAATACGATAAGAACGAATATTTATACGAAAATGAATGGCTGGCTTTATTTAAAGAGGCCGGTTTACAATTAGTCAAAACTATTTTAGCAAGCGATATAGAAGCCTCTGAGAACTTAGATAAAGTTACAGGTATGGCCGCCATCACCCAAAGAGCTAACGAATTAATGTTAAAATACCCGGCCGAAAAAGAGCTTTTTGCAAGTTATATCCGCAGCCAGCAAGCCGAATACAACGACCTTGACGACAGCTTAGTAGGGGTAGCGTGGCTGCTAAAAAAGAACGATTAAGGCTTGGCTGTTACTTGCGTAATTTGTACACCTAAAGTTTTTAGCAGGTTATACGTATCTGC
This sequence is a window from Spirochaetaceae bacterium. Protein-coding genes within it:
- a CDS encoding class I SAM-dependent methyltransferase; the protein is MTTETAEKLAASLSAETGRLLPFLPYLLQDFWTLGSEPKVMAQLLKDYANLPPQAKVLELACGKGAVAIKIAQELQVKVKGIDIIIAFTEVAAQKACEYKVDNLCRFTVDDINEAVQTERDYDVVILGGVGSDVLGGPAQTLSKLKAPLKAGGYILIDEVYLNANAKHTDLQYDKNEYLYENEWLALFKEAGLQLVKTILASDIEASENLDKVTGMAAITQRANELMLKYPAEKELFASYIRSQQAEYNDLDDSLVGVAWLLKKND